A single genomic interval of Crocosphaera sp. UHCC 0190 harbors:
- a CDS encoding S-layer family protein: MSVSRYFTIHRFPACISILTVSYLTVVPSTLAQVSSDGTVNTQVTPTGNQLEITGGTQQGNNLFHSFNQFSIPDKVEAYFNNSNQINNIISRVTGASISQIEGIIRANGTANLFLINPNGITFGPNAQVNIGGSFLASSAESIEFADGVQFSATNTQPNPLLTMSVPVGLQFGSNPGNILLDRVIDLSVNPGNTLAFVGGNIHFIGAGNEENEAEGINVTNGRIELGSVGSKSTVQITKTNSGFKLGYEGVNNFQDILFSQGFEIIRGFNSSIQLQGRRISLDNNAQIFSRPQDSQTAGDITVNATESVEMTGSKTQDFLTGLFAEVGSGVTGSGGNIIINTQKLILRDGALVASEVFGAGQGGNVEINASDSVDVIGTGFLTNSTISTTTVGSGNGGDININAKNLGLQDGGLISAATAVLRGDPPNTATGKGGTVNINASESVQITGTEIIPNRIEAGRVPSAIFIESGFSDIRFLGFGQGGSLNLNTDRLMVANGGVLSAASLGEGTAGNINIQANTILLDQGVLTASSQGTGNAGNLTIKTDKLTVNNHSRVAVRSIGLGQGGNLTLNAGSIVVDNNSQLTATSQPLTPENVQELVRLGIAPELLEVDNTLANAGSLNIITDNLTVNNDSEVTVSSFGLGNAGNINIKAQNILLDNDSRLTAETASGEGGNIALDVNQLLILRHDSQISTTAGTQQGSGNGGNIDINARFIIAVPAENSDIFANAFLGQGGNIDITTSGVFGIEERAKLTPLSDITASSQFGQLGTVAINRPDVDPQRSLVKLPADVVDAKKLIIDACSPGGALTRGEFIIRGRGGLYPNPHEGVNTQTGLTELGYPNNTLSNFEPSSEVHNNRSSSPEPLNQRETHRPPIVEAQGWITDADGKVVLTAQASAVTPHSSGFMPATCYDLSTTNQSPSP, from the coding sequence ATGAGTGTCAGTCGTTATTTTACAATTCACAGATTCCCAGCCTGTATCAGCATCCTTACCGTCAGTTACTTAACGGTTGTTCCCTCAACTCTAGCGCAAGTCTCTAGTGATGGAACTGTAAACACCCAAGTAACCCCAACAGGTAATCAATTAGAAATTACTGGGGGGACACAACAGGGTAATAATTTATTTCACAGTTTTAATCAGTTTTCTATTCCCGACAAAGTCGAGGCATATTTTAATAATTCTAATCAGATAAATAATATTATTAGCCGTGTCACCGGTGCTTCTATTTCCCAGATTGAGGGAATAATTCGCGCCAATGGTACGGCTAATTTATTTTTAATTAATCCCAATGGCATTACTTTTGGCCCCAATGCTCAAGTCAATATTGGGGGGTCTTTTTTAGCGAGTAGTGCGGAGTCCATAGAATTTGCTGATGGGGTTCAATTTAGTGCCACTAATACACAACCCAATCCATTGTTAACTATGAGTGTTCCGGTTGGGTTACAATTTGGCTCTAACCCAGGAAATATTCTGCTTGACCGAGTGATTGATCTGAGCGTCAATCCTGGCAATACCTTAGCTTTTGTGGGGGGAAATATCCACTTTATAGGAGCAGGTAATGAAGAAAACGAAGCTGAAGGAATAAACGTTACCAATGGACGCATAGAATTAGGAAGCGTTGGCAGCAAGAGTACCGTTCAAATAACTAAGACTAACAGTGGATTTAAACTAGGTTATGAAGGAGTCAACAACTTTCAAGATATCTTGTTCTCACAAGGATTCGAGATTATCCGAGGGTTTAATTCCTCGATTCAGCTACAAGGAAGACGAATTTCCTTAGACAATAATGCACAAATATTTAGTCGTCCTCAAGACTCTCAAACGGCGGGAGATATTACTGTTAACGCTACCGAGTCTGTTGAAATGACGGGTTCCAAAACGCAAGATTTTCTCACGGGTTTGTTCGCTGAGGTTGGCTCAGGGGTAACAGGTTCGGGGGGTAATATTATCATCAACACTCAAAAGTTAATTTTGCGTGATGGAGCATTAGTTGCATCAGAGGTGTTTGGTGCAGGACAAGGGGGTAACGTGGAAATTAATGCTTCTGATTCAGTTGATGTTATAGGAACGGGTTTTTTGACCAATAGCACCATAAGTACAACTACAGTGGGTTCAGGCAATGGAGGAGACATAAATATCAATGCCAAAAACTTAGGATTACAAGATGGAGGACTGATTTCGGCTGCCACTGCTGTTTTACGAGGAGATCCCCCTAATACAGCTACGGGTAAAGGGGGAACAGTTAACATCAATGCCTCTGAATCGGTACAAATCACTGGCACCGAGATTATTCCCAATCGCATTGAAGCAGGAAGAGTTCCTAGTGCAATTTTTATTGAATCAGGGTTTAGCGATATCAGATTCTTGGGTTTTGGCCAAGGAGGTAGTCTTAACCTTAATACTGATCGATTAATGGTGGCGAATGGGGGCGTTCTTTCTGCGGCAAGTTTGGGGGAAGGAACGGCGGGAAATATAAATATTCAAGCCAATACTATTCTTCTAGATCAAGGCGTTTTAACTGCCTCTTCCCAAGGAACAGGGAATGCAGGAAATTTAACCATTAAAACGGACAAATTAACAGTTAATAATCACTCACGAGTAGCGGTTAGAAGTATTGGTTTAGGTCAAGGGGGTAATTTAACCCTCAATGCTGGGTCGATTGTTGTAGACAACAACAGTCAACTCACTGCTACCAGTCAACCCTTAACGCCGGAAAATGTCCAAGAATTAGTAAGATTGGGCATTGCACCAGAATTATTAGAAGTTGATAATACCTTAGCTAATGCAGGGAGTTTAAACATTATTACCGATAATCTAACGGTCAACAATGATTCAGAAGTGACTGTCAGCAGTTTTGGTTTAGGAAATGCGGGTAATATTAATATTAAGGCGCAAAATATCTTATTAGATAATGATAGCCGCCTAACTGCGGAAACGGCATCAGGAGAAGGGGGAAACATTGCCCTTGATGTCAACCAATTGTTAATCCTAAGACATGATAGCCAAATTTCTACCACTGCAGGAACCCAACAAGGAAGTGGTAACGGAGGGAACATAGATATTAACGCCCGATTTATTATTGCCGTTCCCGCCGAAAATAGTGATATTTTTGCCAATGCTTTTCTAGGGCAAGGGGGTAATATTGATATTACGACTTCGGGGGTATTTGGCATTGAAGAACGAGCAAAACTGACTCCCCTGAGTGACATTACTGCTAGTTCCCAGTTTGGTCAATTAGGGACTGTGGCCATTAACCGTCCTGATGTTGATCCCCAAAGAAGCTTAGTGAAACTTCCCGCCGATGTGGTGGATGCCAAAAAACTCATTATTGATGCTTGTAGTCCTGGTGGGGCCTTAACTAGAGGAGAATTTATCATTAGGGGACGCGGGGGTTTATACCCAAACCCCCATGAAGGTGTCAATACTCAGACAGGATTAACTGAATTAGGTTATCCTAATAATACTTTGTCCAATTTCGAGCCTTCATCAGAAGTTCATAACAATCGTTCATCCTCCCCCGAACCTCTTAACCAGAGGGAAACACACAGGCCTCCCATCGTGGAAGCACAAGGATGGATCACCGATGCCGATGGTAAAGTAGTGCTGACGGCCCAAGCATCCGCTGTGACTCCTCACAGTTCCGGTTTTATGCCAGCCACTTGCTATGATTTGTCAACGACTAACCAGTCTCCGTCTCCCTAA
- a CDS encoding protochlorophyllide oxidoreductase — protein MKFNNTLVAILTVALTAGINVSVMANVPTQQQTQGESHNPVTETTQPQGCARC, from the coding sequence ATGAAATTCAACAACACTTTAGTCGCTATCTTAACCGTTGCTTTAACTGCTGGTATTAATGTTTCTGTAATGGCTAATGTTCCCACCCAACAACAAACTCAAGGGGAAAGCCATAATCCTGTTACCGAAACCACTCAACCTCAAGGATGTGCTAGATGTTAG
- a CDS encoding EAL domain-containing protein codes for MIGKLHQIIRSFFFVAQVNKQPSQEIDGLFNPPMSQPSPKLKKARMSSISAILLSSVLVTLPLIGLRQTGRLQFLELVAYDQLIRALPFGGHDSRLLVVGITEADIQQQKKWPLSDEVIAQLLDKLQIYNPKIIGLDIYRDLPHPPGGELLHQVLQADNIVVVKQLPTADSEGVPPPDEIPSHRVGFSDLPIDPDNVVRRTFMYIQSKSGKIKESSFALQIALNYLAQKNQGLQVKPEALQIGPVSFPRLSSNAGGYQLPPSEALGWQILLKYRGTNAAREVSLTEVLEGKIDPDWVKDKIVLIGVTAPSSKDTFPTPYSATQTKNFEMPGVVIHSQIVSQILGTVLDGQQPFWFWNQGLEWAWIWLWSLLGGIVVWRSQRLWLLGGNVLIALGGLWGLGFVIFTQSGWIPIIPPLLGFLLAGAFVLAYKTVYQTYHDPLTGLANRRSLEGKLKKINTSKAFVKGELIAVLFIDVNRFKTINDGLGHQAGDYLLMEIAQRLQKHLTSSEYLGRVGGDEFVIWLQGVRDSQSVKTFAETLQQDLSQPFYWQGQEIFTTISIGIAFDRTGQDFQGGQLLRYADIAMYRAKDIGSGRPQIFETGMDTQAVQRWQLETDLRLGLEKGEFQLYYQPIISLKTRQIAGFEALVRWISPQRGFVSPGDFIPVAEETGLIVPLGEWILTEACEQIRYWHEKFPRTPALIMSVNLSGRQFAQPDLVKQIESILDESEIDGDRLKLEITESMMMNDVEAAIELLNRLKGLGLRLSIDDFGTGYSSLSYLHRFPVDTLKVDKSFVGRMEEGEESGKYISIVQTIISLGHNLHLDVIAEGIETSTQLEILESLQCEYGQGYFFSKPLSQENAEALLAQEQAG; via the coding sequence GTGATAGGTAAGCTCCATCAAATAATTCGCTCTTTTTTCTTTGTTGCTCAAGTCAACAAACAACCTTCCCAAGAGATTGATGGGTTGTTTAACCCCCCAATGAGTCAACCCAGTCCAAAACTTAAAAAGGCGAGAATGTCCTCAATTTCGGCCATTCTTCTTTCGAGTGTTTTGGTTACTTTGCCGTTAATTGGACTCAGACAGACTGGCCGCTTACAATTTTTGGAATTAGTCGCCTACGATCAACTGATCAGAGCTTTACCTTTTGGGGGCCATGATTCTCGGTTGTTAGTGGTGGGGATTACGGAAGCAGATATTCAACAACAAAAAAAATGGCCTCTTTCTGATGAAGTCATTGCTCAATTACTTGATAAATTACAAATCTACAACCCCAAAATTATTGGTCTTGATATTTATCGGGATCTTCCCCATCCCCCTGGCGGTGAATTACTACATCAAGTTTTACAAGCTGACAATATTGTTGTGGTTAAGCAACTTCCCACCGCTGACAGCGAAGGAGTCCCCCCACCTGATGAGATTCCCTCCCATCGAGTAGGTTTTAGCGATCTCCCGATTGATCCTGATAATGTGGTGCGTCGTACGTTTATGTACATTCAATCCAAATCAGGGAAGATTAAAGAAAGTTCTTTTGCTTTACAAATTGCCCTCAATTACCTAGCTCAGAAAAATCAAGGGTTACAAGTTAAACCAGAGGCCTTGCAAATTGGACCAGTGTCCTTTCCTCGTCTGTCAAGTAACGCCGGAGGTTATCAACTACCACCATCAGAAGCTTTAGGCTGGCAAATTTTATTAAAATATCGAGGCACAAATGCGGCGAGAGAAGTCTCCTTAACAGAAGTCCTAGAGGGGAAAATTGACCCCGATTGGGTAAAAGATAAGATTGTTTTAATTGGAGTCACCGCCCCTAGTAGTAAAGACACCTTTCCCACCCCTTATAGTGCTACCCAAACGAAAAATTTTGAAATGCCAGGGGTAGTGATTCATAGCCAAATCGTCAGTCAAATTTTAGGGACAGTGTTGGATGGCCAACAACCCTTTTGGTTTTGGAATCAGGGCCTGGAATGGGCTTGGATTTGGCTTTGGTCATTATTGGGGGGAATTGTTGTTTGGCGATCGCAGCGTCTTTGGCTCTTAGGGGGCAATGTCCTAATCGCCCTTGGAGGATTATGGGGATTGGGTTTTGTGATTTTCACCCAATCTGGCTGGATTCCTATTATTCCCCCATTATTGGGTTTTTTGCTGGCGGGGGCCTTTGTTTTAGCCTATAAGACTGTTTATCAAACTTATCATGATCCTTTGACGGGATTGGCTAATCGACGGTCATTAGAAGGAAAACTGAAAAAAATTAACACTAGCAAAGCCTTTGTCAAAGGGGAATTGATAGCCGTTTTGTTTATTGACGTTAATCGCTTCAAAACCATTAATGATGGGTTAGGACATCAAGCAGGGGACTATTTATTGATGGAAATTGCTCAGCGTTTACAAAAACACCTGACATCTTCTGAGTATTTGGGACGGGTTGGGGGTGATGAGTTTGTCATCTGGTTACAAGGCGTGAGGGACTCTCAATCGGTAAAAACCTTTGCTGAAACACTCCAACAAGATTTAAGTCAACCTTTTTACTGGCAAGGACAAGAAATTTTTACGACGATTAGTATCGGAATTGCTTTTGATCGTACCGGCCAAGACTTTCAGGGTGGCCAATTGCTTCGTTATGCGGATATCGCTATGTATCGGGCCAAGGACATTGGATCGGGTCGTCCCCAAATCTTTGAAACGGGAATGGATACCCAAGCGGTACAACGTTGGCAATTGGAAACCGACCTACGTTTAGGATTAGAAAAGGGAGAGTTTCAACTTTATTATCAACCGATCATCTCTCTGAAAACTCGTCAAATAGCGGGTTTTGAGGCTTTGGTTCGCTGGATTTCCCCTCAACGGGGGTTTGTCTCTCCAGGGGATTTTATCCCCGTTGCTGAAGAAACTGGCTTAATTGTTCCTTTGGGAGAATGGATTTTAACTGAAGCTTGTGAGCAAATTCGTTACTGGCATGAGAAATTTCCCCGGACTCCTGCTTTAATTATGAGTGTCAATCTATCGGGCCGTCAGTTTGCTCAACCCGATTTAGTCAAGCAGATTGAGAGTATTTTAGATGAATCTGAGATTGATGGCGATCGCCTGAAATTAGAGATCACCGAAAGCATGATGATGAATGATGTGGAAGCGGCGATTGAATTACTGAATCGATTAAAAGGGTTAGGTTTACGGCTGAGTATCGATGATTTTGGCACAGGATATTCCTCTTTGAGTTATTTACACCGTTTTCCCGTAGATACTCTCAAGGTTGATAAGTCTTTTGTGGGGCGTATGGAGGAAGGAGAAGAGAGTGGTAAGTATATTTCCATTGTACAAACCATTATTTCCTTGGGGCATAATTTGCACTTAGATGTCATTGCTGAAGGGATCGAAACATCGACACAACTTGAGATCTTAGAGTCCCTACAATGCGAATATGGACAAGGATATTTCTTTTCCAAACCCCTCTCCCAGGAAAATGCAGAAGCTTTATTAGCTCAAGAGCAAGCAGGTTAA
- a CDS encoding DUF928 domain-containing protein, producing MILNKRSIKKAATLLSVTLVTTLSLMDWVVMAQTQIPSNDQEESIANQVPDRRKGGASRRPQAQENAENEMAEAPQRRKPAASRPFNNQCDFDPQQLTALIPKNLVGATATNDPTLLFSVPAISTKTEIEFVLRGPQDELVQKKSFQGQGKEGIMSLQLPKVPLLSTANSQDKYHWYLSVICNADDRAYDVVVEGLLQPVQLDSNLVHQIDQATLAEQVNLYQDHQVWHETLKVLVELKRSQPQDSAILALWTDLLKSVDLDPVIGQKSLLEPQILTFNP from the coding sequence ATGATTCTCAACAAACGCTCCATCAAGAAAGCAGCAACACTGCTCAGTGTTACCTTAGTGACAACTCTATCTTTGATGGATTGGGTGGTCATGGCCCAAACTCAAATACCTTCTAATGATCAAGAAGAGTCGATCGCTAATCAGGTTCCTGACCGCCGTAAAGGAGGGGCAAGTAGACGACCTCAAGCACAAGAAAATGCTGAGAATGAGATGGCTGAAGCCCCCCAAAGACGTAAACCTGCGGCAAGTCGCCCCTTCAATAATCAATGTGACTTTGATCCGCAACAGTTAACAGCTTTAATTCCTAAAAATTTGGTCGGTGCAACAGCAACAAATGATCCGACTTTATTATTCTCTGTTCCTGCCATTTCTACCAAGACAGAAATTGAATTTGTATTGCGTGGGCCGCAAGATGAATTGGTGCAGAAAAAAAGCTTTCAGGGTCAAGGCAAAGAGGGAATTATGAGCTTACAACTCCCTAAAGTTCCTCTTCTTTCTACCGCCAATTCCCAAGACAAATATCATTGGTATTTATCGGTTATTTGCAATGCTGATGATCGAGCCTATGATGTGGTGGTGGAAGGGTTATTACAACCAGTCCAACTGGACTCCAATCTGGTACACCAAATTGATCAAGCCACATTAGCTGAACAAGTAAACCTGTATCAAGATCATCAAGTTTGGCATGAAACCCTTAAGGTTTTAGTCGAATTAAAACGATCGCAGCCCCAAGATTCAGCCATCTTGGCCCTGTGGACAGATTTGCTGAAATCAGTGGATTTAGACCCGGTTATTGGTCAAAAATCCCTCTTAGAACCCCAAATTCTAACGTTTAACCCTTAA
- a CDS encoding WecB/TagA/CpsF family glycosyltransferase, with protein sequence MFTPLNTFPVLGLPVHLSDNYSDWLLNCIEHNQGVHVVTLNAEMAMLAQQESEVAQVIQTAELVIPDGAGVVIYLRFRGKQQQRCPGIELAQSLLEKFAPISSSSPIIFYGGKPGVTEDAANYWRNRIPEISILTSHGYLSPEEQETWKQTLKTQQPRLILVGLGVPRQEYWIQENRHLCPQAIWIGVGGSFDVWSGIKNRAPHWLRENNLEWLYRLYQEPWRWRRMLVLPQFFIKALLS encoded by the coding sequence ATGTTTACTCCCCTAAATACATTTCCTGTTCTCGGTTTACCCGTTCATCTGAGTGATAACTATAGTGATTGGTTACTAAACTGTATAGAGCATAATCAAGGGGTTCATGTTGTGACCCTCAATGCAGAGATGGCCATGTTGGCCCAACAAGAGTCTGAGGTGGCTCAAGTCATTCAAACTGCCGAATTAGTGATTCCTGATGGGGCAGGGGTAGTAATCTATTTAAGATTTCGGGGAAAGCAACAGCAACGCTGTCCAGGAATTGAGTTAGCTCAATCTTTGCTCGAAAAATTCGCTCCTATTAGCTCGTCTTCTCCCATTATCTTTTATGGTGGCAAACCAGGAGTTACAGAAGATGCAGCCAATTATTGGCGCAATAGAATCCCAGAAATCTCCATTCTCACATCCCATGGTTATTTATCCCCAGAAGAACAGGAAACCTGGAAACAAACCCTAAAAACTCAACAACCTCGCTTAATTTTGGTGGGGTTAGGAGTCCCCCGTCAAGAATACTGGATTCAGGAGAATAGACATTTATGTCCCCAGGCGATTTGGATTGGGGTTGGGGGAAGTTTTGATGTTTGGTCAGGCATAAAAAACCGCGCCCCTCATTGGTTACGGGAAAACAACCTAGAATGGCTTTATCGGCTGTATCAAGAACCTTGGCGTTGGCGACGGATGTTGGTATTGCCTCAATTTTTTATCAAGGCTTTATTGAGTTAA
- a CDS encoding lysylphosphatidylglycerol synthase domain-containing protein produces MHKKNLFRLIPSCLSLVLFGLSIWTIQQNLQNYQADTFWQTLSKIPHHHILWAIALMSINYLIMTGYDFLGVAYVRRSIPYSKTALVGIICSGISNSVGFALLSSCMIRYRFYSAWGLSVVAIAQISAFCNLSFCLGLFVVGAIVFLKEPLAIPNLLDLPFISVRPLGLIFLLIIVAYLFLTVARQKPLIIGKWTLPHLPVRLALGQLLVSALDWSLAAAVFYAILSASVSLPYSTFFGIYMLAQVAGLASNVPGGLGVFETVMILLLSSFISSEELLGSLLIYRGVYYFIPLTVSAVLLGKYELGRFLGNKSSSWAEVQQ; encoded by the coding sequence ATGCACAAAAAAAACCTTTTTCGGCTCATTCCGTCCTGCTTAAGTCTGGTACTTTTCGGCTTATCCATCTGGACAATTCAGCAAAATTTACAAAATTATCAAGCAGACACTTTTTGGCAGACTTTATCGAAGATTCCCCACCATCATATTCTCTGGGCGATCGCCTTGATGAGTATCAATTATCTAATTATGACGGGATATGATTTTCTTGGGGTGGCTTATGTTCGTCGTTCTATTCCTTACTCAAAAACGGCTTTAGTCGGAATTATCTGTTCTGGCATTAGCAACAGTGTCGGGTTTGCCTTATTAAGTAGTTGTATGATTCGTTATCGATTTTATTCCGCTTGGGGATTATCTGTCGTTGCGATCGCTCAAATTTCTGCTTTTTGTAATCTATCTTTTTGTTTAGGATTGTTTGTGGTAGGGGCAATTGTTTTTCTGAAGGAACCCTTAGCCATTCCTAATTTATTAGATTTGCCTTTTATTTCTGTTCGACCATTGGGATTGATTTTTCTGTTGATTATTGTCGCTTATTTGTTCCTCACTGTTGCCCGTCAAAAGCCATTAATTATTGGTAAATGGACTTTACCCCATCTTCCGGTGAGACTAGCTTTAGGTCAATTGTTAGTTTCTGCCTTAGATTGGTCTTTAGCTGCGGCTGTTTTTTATGCCATTTTAAGCGCATCTGTTTCTTTACCCTATTCTACTTTTTTTGGAATTTATATGTTAGCACAAGTGGCGGGATTAGCCAGTAATGTGCCAGGGGGATTAGGGGTTTTTGAAACGGTAATGATTTTGTTACTATCTTCCTTTATTTCTTCTGAGGAATTATTAGGGTCATTATTAATTTATCGTGGGGTTTATTATTTTATTCCTTTGACGGTTTCTGCTGTATTGTTAGGTAAATATGAATTAGGGCGTTTTTTGGGTAATAAAAGTAGTTCTTGGGCAGAAGTTCAACAGTAA
- a CDS encoding DUF29 family protein: MEEILELKELLLKGDIRGSLAIVEDLEEMGKSGIISNIRSYAVIVLLHLIKQQAENRTTRSWDVSIRNSVREIQLKNKRRKAKGYYLSEDELRETLEQAYPNALDTASLEVEEGRYQPEELEKKVNQTDIVEQALGLILAFKNQPKG; this comes from the coding sequence ATGGAAGAAATACTAGAACTCAAAGAATTACTACTAAAAGGTGATATTAGAGGTTCTTTGGCCATTGTAGAAGACCTGGAAGAAATGGGTAAAAGCGGTATTATTAGTAATATTCGTAGCTATGCTGTTATTGTATTACTTCATCTAATTAAACAGCAAGCAGAAAACCGCACAACTCGTTCCTGGGATGTTTCTATTCGTAACTCTGTGCGAGAAATTCAACTAAAAAATAAACGGCGCAAAGCGAAAGGTTATTATTTAAGTGAGGATGAGTTAAGAGAAACCTTAGAACAAGCTTATCCTAATGCCTTAGATACAGCTTCTTTAGAGGTTGAAGAAGGACGTTATCAACCAGAAGAATTAGAAAAAAAAGTCAATCAAACAGATATTGTAGAACAGGCTTTGGGGTTAATTTTAGCATTTAAAAATCAACCCAAAGGTTAG
- the thrC gene encoding threonine synthase, producing the protein MTVQPITSQPPHNSIETPTPSDFKPWRGLIETYRPYLPVTEETPVITLLEGNTPLIPVPYISQQIGRGVKVLVKYDGLNPTGSFKDRGMTMAISKAKEDGAKAVICASTGNTSAAAAAYARRAGMRAFVIIPDGYVALGKLAQALLYGAEVIAIEGNFDEALTVVRKMAENYPVTLVNSVNPYRLEGQKTAAFEIIDVLGNSPDWLCIPVGNAGNISAYWMGFCQYHSVGKCDKLPKMMGFQAAGAAPFIDGKPISNPQTLATAIRIGNPAGWDKAWAAKEASLGQFNAVTDEEILEAYRLLAAHEGIFCEPASAASVAGLLKVKEQVPSEATVVCVLTGNGLKDPDCAIKHSNNQVKSGIKPEISKIAEVMGF; encoded by the coding sequence ATGACTGTTCAACCCATCACGTCTCAACCCCCTCATAACAGCATTGAAACCCCTACCCCTTCAGACTTCAAACCTTGGCGGGGATTAATTGAAACCTATCGTCCCTATCTTCCTGTCACCGAAGAAACTCCGGTTATTACCCTTCTCGAAGGCAATACTCCCCTCATTCCCGTTCCCTACATCTCCCAACAAATCGGACGGGGGGTTAAAGTATTGGTAAAATATGATGGCTTAAACCCCACTGGAAGCTTTAAAGATCGGGGCATGACTATGGCCATCTCGAAAGCGAAAGAAGACGGGGCCAAAGCCGTGATTTGTGCCAGTACAGGGAATACTTCTGCTGCTGCTGCTGCCTACGCTAGACGGGCAGGAATGCGGGCATTTGTGATTATTCCTGATGGCTATGTAGCCCTAGGAAAACTCGCCCAAGCTTTATTATATGGGGCAGAAGTGATTGCCATTGAAGGGAATTTTGATGAGGCGTTAACGGTGGTGCGGAAAATGGCCGAAAATTATCCCGTAACCTTAGTTAATTCTGTTAACCCCTACCGTTTAGAAGGACAAAAAACCGCCGCTTTTGAGATTATTGATGTCTTAGGAAATTCCCCCGACTGGTTATGTATTCCAGTGGGAAATGCGGGAAATATTAGTGCTTATTGGATGGGATTTTGTCAATATCATAGCGTTGGAAAATGTGATAAATTGCCAAAAATGATGGGTTTTCAAGCCGCAGGTGCTGCCCCATTCATTGATGGTAAACCTATTTCTAATCCCCAAACTTTAGCAACAGCAATTCGCATCGGCAACCCTGCTGGTTGGGATAAAGCTTGGGCAGCAAAAGAAGCCAGTCTTGGTCAATTTAATGCTGTTACTGATGAGGAAATCCTAGAGGCTTATCGTCTTTTAGCAGCCCATGAAGGCATCTTTTGTGAACCCGCGAGTGCCGCTTCTGTGGCCGGTTTATTAAAGGTAAAAGAGCAAGTTCCCAGTGAGGCAACTGTGGTTTGTGTCTTAACAGGAAATGGACTAAAAGATCCTGATTGTGCTATTAAACATAGTAACAATCAAGTTAAATCAGGCATTAAACCTGAAATATCAAAAATTGCTGAAGTGATGGGATTTTAG
- a CDS encoding RNA methyltransferase, translating to MITSVRNPLVKQIRSLHRTKGRREQNLFLLEGTHLLETACQVNFSLVTLCYTEQWQARYPQLWENALKRVERHELVTPEVLATMATTVNPDGVVATAVSRKMAIGAIADFKLGLVLERLQDPGNLGTIIRTAVGTEIDGIWLSDDSVDIDHPKVLRASAGAWFQLPLMVVSDLTDVIKTYQKSGINIVATLPNANQTYWDLDFRKPTLILLGNEGAGLSDDLVELADETVTIPLGKGVESLNVAIAAALMLYEARRQGKQ from the coding sequence ATGATTACCAGTGTTCGGAATCCTCTGGTTAAACAGATTCGTAGTTTGCATCGGACGAAGGGAAGACGCGAACAAAATCTTTTTCTATTGGAAGGCACTCATTTGCTAGAGACGGCTTGTCAGGTGAATTTTTCCCTTGTAACCTTATGTTACACTGAGCAATGGCAAGCCCGTTACCCTCAATTGTGGGAAAATGCGCTTAAACGGGTAGAACGGCACGAATTAGTTACCCCAGAGGTATTAGCAACTATGGCAACGACGGTTAACCCTGATGGGGTGGTTGCTACAGCAGTATCTCGGAAGATGGCCATTGGTGCGATCGCTGATTTTAAGTTAGGATTAGTATTGGAAAGATTGCAAGATCCTGGTAATTTAGGGACAATTATTCGCACGGCAGTAGGGACTGAAATTGATGGAATTTGGTTAAGTGATGATAGTGTTGATATTGATCATCCTAAAGTATTAAGGGCTTCTGCGGGGGCTTGGTTTCAGCTTCCTTTGATGGTTGTTTCAGACTTAACGGATGTAATTAAAACCTATCAAAAATCAGGTATTAATATTGTAGCAACATTACCCAATGCCAATCAAACTTATTGGGATTTAGATTTTAGGAAACCCACTTTAATCTTATTGGGAAATGAAGGAGCAGGGTTATCAGATGATTTAGTTGAGTTAGCCGATGAAACTGTGACTATTCCTTTGGGAAAAGGGGTAGAGTCATTAAATGTAGCCATTGCTGCTGCTTTAATGTTATATGAAGCGAGACGACAAGGTAAACAATAA